A single Victivallis lenta DNA region contains:
- a CDS encoding DUF2149 domain-containing protein, translating to MRKRRYDDLFRDEDEVDPRSSLMNLFDVAMVFAVALMVAFAIQSRMTEFLTAEDATFVKNAGKPDMEIIIKKDNKVTRYKSEKAEGTGKGQRVGIAYRLESGEIIYVPEGEN from the coding sequence ATGAGAAAACGCCGCTATGACGATCTGTTTCGAGACGAGGACGAGGTCGATCCGCGTTCCAGCCTGATGAACCTCTTCGATGTGGCGATGGTGTTCGCCGTGGCGCTGATGGTCGCCTTCGCGATCCAGAGCCGCATGACCGAATTCCTGACCGCCGAGGACGCGACGTTCGTCAAGAACGCCGGCAAGCCGGATATGGAGATCATCATCAAGAAAGACAACAAAGTGACCCGCTACAAGTCCGAAAAAGCCGAAGGCACCGGCAAGGGACAGCGCGTCGGCATCGCCTACCGCCTCGAATCCGGCGAAATCATCTACGTTCCCGAAGGAGAAAACTGA
- a CDS encoding MotA/TolQ/ExbB proton channel family protein, with amino-acid sequence MSTVTQILNWISNSLLLPVIVLLLAAMVASLVSLGGFFSTYLVLLQQRRKRSELLKKIRRSPELDPADFDEGSIFGCHLAELNALGWDELECEKRIAEIRQGYERELERAKFLTKVGPMLGLMGTLIPMGPALAGLASGNIGEMAYNMQIAFATTVVGCLVAGVGLLVYSVKRHWYTEEISNLQYVLDRHLERAAK; translated from the coding sequence ATGTCCACCGTCACCCAAATTCTTAACTGGATCTCCAACAGCCTGCTCCTGCCGGTCATCGTGCTGCTGCTCGCGGCGATGGTCGCCTCGCTGGTCTCGCTGGGAGGATTCTTCTCGACCTATCTCGTGCTGCTCCAGCAGCGCCGGAAACGGAGCGAGCTCCTGAAAAAGATCCGCCGGTCACCCGAACTCGATCCGGCGGACTTTGATGAAGGGAGCATCTTCGGCTGCCACCTCGCCGAACTCAATGCACTCGGCTGGGACGAGCTCGAATGCGAAAAACGGATCGCCGAAATCCGGCAGGGATACGAACGCGAACTCGAACGCGCCAAGTTCCTGACCAAAGTCGGCCCGATGCTCGGACTCATGGGCACACTGATCCCGATGGGCCCCGCGCTGGCCGGCCTCGCCTCGGGCAACATCGGCGAAATGGCCTACAACATGCAGATCGCTTTCGCCACCACCGTGGTCGGCTGTCTCGTCGCCGGAGTCGGGCTGCTGGTCTACTCCGTCAAGCGGCACTGGTATACGGAGGAGATTTCGAATCTCCAGTATGTCCTCGATCGCCACCTCGAAAGGGCCGCGAAATGA
- a CDS encoding type II secretion system protein — protein sequence MSQKIRFTLIELLVVIAIIGILAGMLLPALAQARETGKRASCISNVKQIALANTQYAGDNGGYSSPYSVGSMGAGTYWCGKYVSGGYDYTDREGFLVPYAGGNGRVFVCPNIKAYENVDVSDITKIQTGGGYGYNGYWLGGYGVGTSKPKMPQPKLSSVRDPSKVIAFGDNGRVLSGGSMGSGFNPASIMYPRVLGSNGASYGDDGSIHFRHARAANLGWVDGHATVENLSHGFLGSSETHKSLLIGFFGTKDEDFYRTDGLREYREVPKQ from the coding sequence ATGTCACAAAAAATCAGATTCACACTGATCGAACTGCTGGTGGTGATCGCGATCATCGGCATCCTGGCCGGGATGCTGCTGCCGGCGCTGGCGCAGGCGCGCGAAACCGGCAAGCGCGCGAGCTGCATCTCGAACGTCAAACAGATCGCGCTGGCCAACACCCAGTACGCCGGCGACAACGGCGGCTACTCCAGCCCGTACAGCGTCGGCTCGATGGGAGCCGGAACCTACTGGTGCGGCAAATATGTCTCCGGCGGTTACGACTACACCGACCGCGAAGGCTTCCTCGTACCGTACGCAGGCGGCAACGGCCGCGTTTTCGTCTGCCCGAACATCAAGGCGTATGAGAACGTCGATGTGAGCGACATCACGAAAATCCAGACCGGCGGCGGATACGGCTACAACGGCTACTGGCTCGGCGGATACGGCGTCGGAACCTCGAAACCGAAGATGCCGCAGCCGAAGCTGAGTTCGGTCAGGGATCCGTCGAAGGTCATCGCCTTCGGCGACAACGGCCGCGTGCTCTCCGGCGGCAGCATGGGCAGCGGCTTCAATCCGGCCTCGATCATGTATCCGCGCGTGCTCGGCTCGAACGGCGCCTCCTACGGCGACGACGGTTCGATCCACTTCCGCCACGCCCGCGCCGCGAACCTCGGCTGGGTCGACGGCCACGCCACGGTCGAAAACCTGAGCCACGGCTTCCTCGGCAGCTCCGAGACCCACAAAAGCCTGCTGATCGGCTTCTTCGGCACAAAAGACGAGGATTTCTATCGCACCGACGGCCTGCGGGAGTACAGGGAAGTACCGAAACAGTAA
- a CDS encoding FMN-binding protein: MKHKATLLLAAGTLLFATAGTKGNGPSLDVPAEFRTGLLKLFPACESVTAADAFTYRLLDGSGKELGKLHLEDAARFPRTDGYGGSIEVGVVTGADGRIAGVLPGKNRETPAYLARLSRMKFFRRWNGLKLAEAAEKKVDTVTRATYSSRAVIAGVRNAARTALAPKPAAQSNPAAMRLPQFDGQLKKLFPDYAELLPCGGPDCRILAADGTELGMLLLENGDTERTTAFADTIELALALRADGTVAGILIGANQETPAYLDFVREDPFFSSWNGLTPKQALFREVDAVTGATYSSRAIRAGVRRIAERYLTREVNQ; this comes from the coding sequence ATGAAGCATAAAGCGACATTGCTGCTGGCCGCGGGGACACTGCTGTTCGCCACCGCGGGAACGAAAGGTAACGGGCCGTCACTCGACGTACCGGCGGAATTCCGCACCGGACTGCTCAAGCTGTTTCCAGCCTGCGAATCCGTCACTGCCGCCGACGCATTCACATATCGGCTGCTCGACGGTTCCGGCAAAGAGCTCGGAAAACTCCACCTCGAGGACGCCGCGCGCTTTCCGCGCACCGACGGTTACGGCGGCAGCATCGAGGTCGGCGTCGTCACCGGCGCGGACGGCCGGATTGCGGGAGTCCTGCCCGGCAAAAACCGCGAAACGCCCGCCTATCTGGCCCGTCTGTCCCGCATGAAGTTCTTCCGTCGCTGGAACGGCCTCAAACTCGCCGAAGCCGCCGAAAAGAAAGTCGACACCGTGACCCGTGCGACTTACAGCAGCCGCGCCGTCATCGCCGGAGTCCGCAATGCCGCCAGGACCGCGCTCGCCCCGAAACCGGCGGCGCAGAGCAACCCGGCGGCCATGCGGTTGCCGCAATTCGACGGCCAACTGAAAAAATTGTTCCCGGATTACGCGGAACTGCTGCCGTGCGGCGGCCCCGACTGCCGGATTCTCGCCGCCGACGGAACCGAACTCGGCATGCTGCTGCTCGAAAACGGCGATACGGAACGCACCACCGCTTTCGCGGACACCATCGAGCTCGCCCTCGCGCTCCGGGCGGACGGCACCGTCGCCGGCATATTGATCGGCGCCAATCAGGAGACGCCGGCCTATCTGGATTTCGTCCGCGAAGACCCGTTCTTCAGCAGCTGGAACGGCCTGACGCCGAAGCAGGCGCTGTTCCGCGAAGTCGATGCGGTGACCGGCGCGACTTACAGCAGCCGCGCGATCCGGGCCGGAGTCCGCCGGATCGCCGAACGATACCTGACCCGGGAGGTGAACCAATGA
- a CDS encoding SanA/YdcF family protein, whose translation MTMRGIREQLRRLPRRRFIRFASAGAALLCLGAASLILHAHAVVERCGSRVSDSIDAIEPREVGLLLGTAPDGRYGPNAYFQYRIEAAAALYHAGKVRKIIVSGDNSRKEYNEPAAMRRALEKKGVKPEDIFEDFAGFRTLDSVSRARRVFGQTRLTIISQEFHCKRALYLAGHHGIDAIGFAARDVAQKRFRLRNHLREAFSRVLALLDVAIGREPHFLGEPVPVSTAKNGLKEN comes from the coding sequence ATGACGATGCGCGGCATCCGCGAACAGCTCCGGCGCCTTCCGCGCCGCCGCTTCATCCGCTTCGCATCGGCGGGAGCAGCGCTCCTCTGCCTGGGCGCCGCATCGCTGATTCTTCATGCGCACGCCGTCGTCGAACGCTGCGGCAGCCGGGTCAGCGACAGCATCGACGCAATCGAGCCGCGCGAAGTCGGCCTCCTGCTCGGCACCGCACCGGACGGCCGTTACGGACCGAACGCCTACTTCCAATACCGCATCGAAGCGGCTGCCGCACTCTATCACGCCGGAAAGGTCCGCAAGATCATCGTCTCCGGCGACAACAGCCGGAAGGAGTACAACGAACCGGCCGCCATGCGCCGGGCGCTCGAGAAAAAAGGCGTGAAGCCGGAAGACATCTTCGAGGATTTCGCCGGATTCCGCACCCTCGATTCGGTCAGCCGCGCCCGCCGGGTGTTCGGGCAGACCCGGCTCACCATCATCTCCCAGGAGTTCCACTGCAAACGCGCGCTGTATCTCGCCGGGCACCACGGCATCGACGCGATCGGCTTCGCCGCGCGCGACGTCGCACAGAAGCGGTTCCGGCTCCGCAACCACCTGCGCGAAGCCTTTTCCCGTGTGCTCGCGCTCCTCGACGTCGCCATCGGACGAGAACCGCATTTTCTCGGCGAACCAGTTCCGGTGAGCACCGCGAAAAACGGCCTCAAAGAAAATTAG
- the amrS gene encoding AmmeMemoRadiSam system radical SAM enzyme encodes MPDNPARFYTRLPEGAVRCDLCPRRCVITPGGAGWCRMRCNAAGELHALSYARPAAVAIDPIEKKPLMNFLPGTRTLSLGAFGCNLDCCFCQNSSLSHGTYNANGDWRILTPRETVSLAAANDCPSISLTYNEPTLWIEYAMDIAKLARASGLRTVLVTNGFIEPEPARALYPLVDAANIDVKGFSEEFYESMCGGSLAPVRTACEIFKNEAGGHLELTNLVIPGRNDSPEQQEAYLDWVEAALGTDTPLHFNAYFPAYHYRQSPRTPAALLHALRDRALERGFRNVRLGNI; translated from the coding sequence ATGCCGGACAATCCCGCCAGATTCTACACCCGGCTCCCGGAGGGAGCGGTGCGCTGCGATCTCTGCCCGCGGCGCTGCGTAATCACGCCCGGGGGCGCCGGCTGGTGCCGGATGCGCTGCAACGCGGCGGGCGAACTGCATGCGCTCTCCTACGCCCGGCCGGCCGCCGTCGCAATCGATCCGATCGAGAAGAAACCGCTCATGAACTTCCTGCCCGGCACCCGGACGCTTTCGCTCGGCGCATTCGGCTGCAACCTCGACTGCTGCTTCTGCCAGAACAGCTCGCTTTCGCACGGAACCTACAACGCGAACGGCGACTGGAGAATCCTGACGCCGCGCGAGACGGTTTCGCTCGCGGCGGCAAACGACTGCCCGTCGATCTCGCTGACCTACAACGAGCCGACCCTCTGGATCGAATACGCGATGGATATCGCGAAGCTGGCGCGCGCGTCGGGTCTCAGAACCGTACTGGTCACCAACGGCTTCATCGAGCCGGAACCGGCACGCGCGCTTTATCCGCTCGTCGATGCCGCCAACATCGACGTCAAGGGGTTCAGCGAGGAGTTCTACGAGTCGATGTGCGGCGGATCGCTCGCGCCGGTCAGAACCGCCTGCGAAATCTTTAAAAACGAGGCCGGCGGCCACCTTGAGCTGACCAATCTCGTGATTCCGGGGCGGAACGATTCGCCGGAGCAGCAGGAGGCGTATCTGGACTGGGTCGAAGCGGCCCTCGGGACCGATACCCCGCTGCACTTCAACGCATATTTTCCGGCCTACCACTACCGGCAGAGCCCGCGGACTCCGGCCGCGCTTCTGCACGCACTCCGCGACCGGGCGCTCGAACGCGGTTTCCGGAACGTCCGGCTCGGGAATATCTGA
- a CDS encoding phosphoribosyl-ATP diphosphatase, translating into MKTFDGLFEELKAKAAAADPESGTVRELNRGKHFIGKKVVEEAGEVWMAAEYEGREKTAEEISQLLYHLQVMMIANDLELEDVYRYL; encoded by the coding sequence ATGAAAACATTTGATGGGTTGTTCGAAGAGCTGAAAGCGAAGGCCGCCGCCGCCGATCCCGAATCCGGGACGGTCAGGGAGTTGAACCGCGGCAAGCATTTTATCGGGAAAAAGGTGGTCGAAGAGGCCGGAGAGGTCTGGATGGCCGCCGAATACGAGGGGCGCGAAAAGACCGCCGAGGAGATTTCCCAGCTGCTCTACCACCTGCAGGTCATGATGATCGCGAATGATCTCGAGCTCGAAGACGTTTACAGATACCTCTAA
- the hisG gene encoding ATP phosphoribosyltransferase, with product MLKLAIPNKGALSEDAVRLLGEAGYKCSRSGRELVVSDRVNDIDFVFLRPRDIALYVGDGVLDLGITGRDLKEDSGADVIELFPLGFGRSRFCFAVPKESGLTVEKLGGLRIATSYPELLRRNLEKRNLKCPIVRLDGAVEISIRLGVADAIADVVESGATLTEAGLVVTGEPMLCSEAVLIGRSPELQECHEVKKLIARLRGIIVAGSYAMMEYDIPRSALEAACSITPGIESPTVAPLSNPDWVAVKSMVLRKECNRIMDELYEIGARGIIVTDIRSCRL from the coding sequence ATGCTGAAATTGGCGATACCGAACAAGGGCGCTCTTTCCGAGGACGCCGTCCGCCTGCTCGGCGAAGCGGGCTACAAGTGCTCCCGCTCCGGCCGGGAGCTCGTGGTCAGCGACCGCGTGAACGACATTGATTTCGTTTTTCTGCGTCCGCGCGACATCGCGCTCTACGTCGGCGACGGGGTCCTCGACCTCGGCATTACCGGGCGCGACCTGAAGGAGGACAGCGGCGCCGACGTCATCGAGCTCTTTCCGCTCGGCTTCGGCCGTTCGCGCTTCTGCTTCGCGGTCCCGAAGGAGTCGGGGCTGACCGTCGAAAAGCTCGGCGGGCTGCGCATCGCGACCTCGTATCCCGAGCTGCTGCGCCGGAACCTCGAGAAGCGGAATCTGAAGTGCCCGATCGTCCGTCTCGACGGTGCGGTCGAGATTTCGATCCGCCTCGGCGTGGCGGATGCGATCGCCGACGTGGTCGAGTCCGGCGCGACGCTGACCGAGGCCGGGCTGGTGGTGACCGGAGAACCGATGCTCTGCTCCGAAGCCGTCCTGATCGGGCGCTCGCCGGAGCTGCAGGAGTGTCACGAGGTGAAAAAGCTCATTGCGCGGCTGCGCGGCATCATCGTCGCCGGCAGCTATGCGATGATGGAGTACGACATTCCGCGCTCGGCGCTCGAGGCGGCCTGTTCGATCACTCCCGGAATCGAGTCGCCGACCGTCGCGCCGCTGTCGAATCCGGACTGGGTCGCCGTCAAGTCGATGGTGCTCCGCAAGGAGTGCAACCGGATCATGGACGAGCTTTATGAAATCGGCGCGCGCGGAATTATCGTGACGGATATCCGCTCCTGCCGGCTTTGA
- a CDS encoding KpsF/GutQ family sugar-phosphate isomerase yields the protein MKKTILERAREVFDTEVCGVNAVRDNLGESFEALVDRCMRTLSSGGKLVLTGVGKSGYIGKKIAATLSSVGSPAVFMHPVEARHGDLGIMQKNDLLIALSYSGETEELLVVLTPAKRLGVELVSITASRTSSLGRMSDLVVEMPVPKEACPFNLAPTTTTTALLVLGDALAMVLLDEHGFTKSDYGRLHPGGAIGRMVTLRAGDIMRGRDRSAIVCAEATVRDAIIRMSGARCGSAIIEDGDRRLLGIFTDGDFRRWAEKDMSVLERAMSEVMTPHPVAVHAGQLAVEVLKVLESRHIDDIVVLDDDDRVAGFIDVQDLPGLKLM from the coding sequence ATGAAAAAGACGATTCTTGAGCGGGCCCGCGAAGTGTTCGATACCGAAGTCTGCGGCGTCAACGCGGTGCGGGACAATCTCGGCGAATCCTTCGAGGCGCTGGTCGATCGCTGCATGCGGACGCTTTCGTCCGGCGGAAAGCTGGTCCTGACCGGCGTCGGCAAGAGCGGGTATATCGGCAAGAAGATCGCGGCGACGCTGTCGAGCGTCGGCTCCCCGGCGGTGTTCATGCACCCGGTGGAGGCGCGTCACGGCGACCTCGGCATCATGCAGAAGAACGACCTCCTGATCGCGCTGTCGTATTCGGGGGAGACCGAGGAGCTGCTCGTTGTGCTGACTCCGGCGAAGCGGCTCGGGGTCGAGCTCGTTTCGATCACCGCCAGCCGGACGTCGAGCCTCGGCCGGATGAGCGACCTCGTGGTCGAAATGCCGGTGCCGAAAGAGGCTTGTCCGTTCAATCTCGCGCCGACCACGACGACGACCGCGCTGCTGGTGCTCGGCGATGCCCTGGCCATGGTGCTGCTCGACGAGCACGGTTTTACGAAGAGCGATTACGGCCGGCTTCATCCGGGCGGGGCGATCGGCCGGATGGTGACGCTGCGGGCGGGAGATATCATGCGCGGGCGCGACCGTTCGGCGATCGTCTGCGCCGAGGCGACGGTCCGCGACGCGATCATCCGCATGAGCGGCGCGCGCTGCGGCTCGGCGATCATCGAGGATGGCGATCGCCGGCTGCTCGGAATCTTCACCGACGGCGATTTCCGCCGCTGGGCCGAGAAGGATATGTCGGTACTGGAGCGCGCCATGAGCGAAGTCATGACGCCGCACCCGGTGGCGGTCCATGCCGGACAGCTGGCGGTTGAGGTGCTGAAGGTGCTCGAGAGCCGCCATATCGACGATATCGTGGTTCTTGACGACGACGACCGTGTCGCCGGCTTTATCGATGTGCAGGATCTGCCCGGCTTGAAACTGATGTAA
- the bamD gene encoding outer membrane protein assembly factor BamD, protein MDNCRRWMLVAVFLVGSFALRADDREATDSYRLGREAYEKEDYRTASKRFEDAELYADSAVVKSNALRARIAALQMCGLPYQEFEAIERMLTEYPEYADFVSLIDREYALAKMYDDGVREPAFWSLRWIPWLVGDDKSIEIYRKALERAPFSERAPQARLRLAYLLDQKGEVKESLAELRRIIQEFPDSPECELAYLALGNGLFELSRRGDGDARYAREAYDVFREFQNKYPDAPENDFVRTILAQSRDIQAERLLTIADFYESSGRREAAERYLARILKEFPDTGAAADSERRLVELDKSFVPDDFQVGAEPRLQRYPAYKLPEESGKLLIVPGRGNRKYLLPVYDLGLGKKDDPPAVATGKGEAK, encoded by the coding sequence ATGGACAATTGCAGACGCTGGATGCTGGTCGCGGTTTTTCTGGTCGGTTCGTTCGCGCTGCGGGCGGACGACCGGGAGGCGACCGACAGTTACCGGCTCGGCCGCGAGGCGTATGAGAAGGAGGACTACCGCACGGCTTCGAAGAGATTCGAAGACGCCGAATTGTACGCCGATTCGGCGGTGGTGAAGTCCAACGCGCTCCGCGCCCGGATCGCCGCGCTGCAGATGTGCGGGCTGCCGTACCAGGAGTTCGAAGCGATTGAGCGGATGCTGACCGAGTATCCGGAGTATGCCGATTTCGTTTCGCTGATCGACCGGGAGTATGCGCTCGCGAAGATGTACGACGACGGCGTCCGCGAACCGGCGTTCTGGAGTTTGCGCTGGATTCCGTGGCTGGTCGGCGACGACAAGAGCATCGAGATTTACCGCAAGGCGCTTGAGCGCGCGCCGTTTTCGGAGCGCGCGCCGCAGGCCCGGCTCCGGCTGGCCTATCTGCTCGACCAGAAAGGCGAGGTGAAGGAGTCTCTCGCCGAGCTGCGCCGGATCATTCAGGAGTTTCCGGATTCGCCCGAGTGCGAGCTGGCCTACCTTGCGCTCGGCAACGGGCTTTTCGAGCTCTCCCGCCGCGGCGACGGCGACGCGCGCTATGCGCGCGAGGCCTACGACGTGTTCCGGGAGTTCCAGAACAAATATCCCGATGCGCCGGAGAATGACTTTGTGCGCACGATCCTTGCGCAGAGCCGCGACATTCAGGCGGAACGGCTGCTGACGATCGCCGATTTCTATGAAAGTTCCGGGCGCAGGGAGGCGGCCGAACGTTATCTGGCCCGGATTCTGAAGGAGTTTCCCGACACCGGGGCCGCCGCGGATTCCGAACGCCGCCTGGTGGAGCTCGACAAGAGCTTCGTCCCCGACGATTTCCAGGTCGGCGCCGAGCCGCGGCTGCAGCGCTATCCGGCCTACAAACTGCCGGAGGAGTCCGGCAAGCTGCTGATTGTTCCGGGCCGCGGAAACCGCAAATATCTGCTGCCGGTCTACGATCTCGGGCTCGGGAAGAAAGATGATCCGCCCGCCGTGGCGACCGGAAAAGGGGAGGCGAAATGA
- the lptE gene encoding LPS assembly lipoprotein LptE, which produces MRKIHLAALAAFLLVVCGGCGYRVGSLMHPQIKTVAVAPVQNETVEYNLTAQVRNLLCERFMVDGSLKLVDEKEADCIVYARVTDVRFAEVSWAKNDKDRDDIFLPNEWSVTLTIEYSVIIPGRVQPLVAARKVTGTANFETGPDQMIGRLNGVRQAAYDASKNVVSSFTEGW; this is translated from the coding sequence ATGAGGAAGATTCATCTGGCCGCGCTGGCGGCGTTTCTGCTGGTTGTCTGCGGCGGATGCGGATACCGGGTCGGGAGTCTCATGCATCCGCAGATCAAAACCGTGGCGGTCGCTCCGGTCCAGAACGAGACGGTCGAATACAATCTGACCGCGCAGGTCCGCAATCTGCTCTGCGAACGTTTTATGGTCGACGGTTCGCTGAAGCTCGTCGACGAGAAGGAGGCGGACTGCATCGTCTATGCCCGGGTGACCGACGTGCGTTTCGCCGAGGTGTCGTGGGCGAAAAACGACAAGGACCGGGACGATATTTTCCTGCCGAACGAGTGGAGCGTCACCCTGACGATCGAATATTCGGTCATCATTCCGGGGCGGGTGCAGCCGCTGGTCGCGGCGAGGAAGGTCACCGGCACCGCGAATTTCGAGACCGGCCCGGACCAGATGATCGGCCGGCTCAACGGCGTCCGGCAGGCCGCCTACGATGCGTCTAAAAATGTCGTATCCTCGTTTACCGAAGGGTGGTAA
- a CDS encoding TrkH family potassium uptake protein: protein MVIGFAKKGQSLFILSFAALIFCGTLLLKLPWAFHGHLAWVDAYFTATSAVCVTGLSSVATGKFTLFGQLVILGLIQLGGIGIMTLSASILLLIGRGLSFSNTLLISNLSDNFSLRGTEGLTRTVIQYTLVSEGIGFFLLLPGFWAKYPLPEAVWYSFFHAVSAFCNAGLSPFPDSLIGQTRWTQMTVAGLIILGGLGVYVIYDLLMVFRHKQYRLRVHSRVVLVATLILIAAGTVLLWLNGYVRETGLSWYDAFFQSVTARTAGFNSVDIGELPAESLTLIIILMLIGGAPGSTAGGMKVSTVALAVSSIIGTFKGNADVQMFKRTIPIANVLRAYTIIVTFILLTCAGAIFLHMLTPERFAMMECFFESASAISTTGLSTGATSSLTSFGKIYLACYMFVGRIGPFTVMLFLLSREKKRRLRYPEERIIIG from the coding sequence ATGGTGATCGGTTTTGCCAAAAAAGGGCAGTCGCTGTTTATCCTGTCGTTTGCCGCGCTGATTTTCTGCGGAACGCTCCTGCTGAAGCTCCCGTGGGCTTTTCATGGCCATCTGGCCTGGGTGGACGCCTATTTCACGGCCACGAGCGCGGTTTGCGTAACGGGGCTGTCGTCTGTGGCGACCGGTAAATTCACGCTTTTCGGGCAGCTGGTCATCCTCGGGCTGATCCAGCTCGGCGGCATCGGCATCATGACGCTCTCTGCTTCGATCCTGCTGCTGATCGGGCGCGGGCTGTCGTTCAGCAACACGCTGCTGATCTCGAACCTCTCGGACAATTTTTCCCTGCGCGGCACGGAGGGACTGACCCGGACGGTCATTCAGTATACGCTGGTCAGCGAAGGCATCGGTTTCTTTCTGCTGCTGCCCGGTTTCTGGGCGAAGTATCCATTGCCCGAAGCGGTCTGGTACTCTTTTTTTCATGCGGTCTCGGCGTTCTGCAACGCCGGGCTCTCCCCGTTCCCGGACAGCCTGATCGGACAGACCCGCTGGACTCAGATGACGGTTGCCGGGCTGATCATCCTCGGCGGACTCGGCGTCTATGTGATTTACGATTTGCTGATGGTGTTCCGGCACAAGCAGTACCGGCTCCGGGTCCATTCCCGGGTCGTGCTTGTCGCAACGCTGATCCTGATTGCCGCCGGAACCGTGCTCCTGTGGCTGAACGGCTATGTGCGGGAGACCGGCCTCAGCTGGTACGACGCGTTTTTTCAGTCTGTCACGGCGCGGACCGCCGGATTCAATTCGGTGGATATCGGTGAACTGCCGGCGGAGAGCCTGACGCTGATCATCATCCTGATGCTGATCGGCGGCGCGCCGGGGTCGACGGCGGGCGGCATGAAGGTCAGCACCGTCGCTCTGGCCGTCTCTTCGATCATCGGAACCTTCAAGGGCAATGCGGATGTGCAGATGTTCAAGCGGACGATCCCGATTGCGAACGTCCTGCGCGCCTACACGATCATCGTGACCTTCATCCTGCTGACCTGCGCCGGGGCGATTTTCCTGCACATGCTGACGCCGGAACGGTTTGCGATGATGGAGTGCTTCTTCGAATCCGCGTCGGCGATCAGCACGACCGGGCTGTCGACGGGGGCGACTTCGAGCCTGACTTCGTTCGGCAAGATCTATCTGGCGTGTTATATGTTCGTCGGCCGCATCGGGCCGTTCACGGTAATGCTGTTCCTGCTCAGCCGGGAGAAGAAGCGGCGGCTGCGCTATCCGGAAGAGCGCATCATCATAGGTTAG
- a CDS encoding potassium channel family protein produces the protein MARNHYAVLGLGSFGAKLAVALARAGNTVLVVDIDQQRVDDLRDKVTEAIIADVSNEEVVRELNVRKFDAVILGMSSHFEDQVLALTLLKQEGVRKVIVKANTTIQERILFRLGADEVFQPEQDVAERLARRLTMDNITDLFEFKGSAIAEVTVPEQLSGQSLRQLDLRNRFNVTVLLMRKPGGSAETVMTPDTLLEKGDQLTVFGSQKSIIELFKEK, from the coding sequence ATGGCAAGGAATCATTATGCGGTGCTCGGGCTCGGCTCGTTCGGGGCGAAGCTGGCGGTCGCCCTCGCCAGGGCGGGCAACACGGTTCTGGTGGTGGATATCGACCAGCAGCGGGTGGACGACCTGCGCGACAAGGTGACCGAAGCGATCATCGCCGATGTCAGCAACGAGGAGGTCGTCCGCGAACTCAATGTGCGCAAATTCGATGCGGTGATTCTCGGCATGAGTTCGCACTTCGAGGACCAGGTGCTGGCGCTGACGCTGCTGAAGCAGGAGGGTGTCCGCAAGGTCATCGTCAAGGCGAATACGACGATTCAGGAGCGGATTCTGTTCCGGCTCGGCGCTGACGAGGTGTTCCAGCCCGAGCAGGATGTGGCCGAACGGCTCGCCCGGCGGCTGACCATGGACAACATCACCGACCTGTTTGAATTCAAAGGTTCCGCGATCGCGGAGGTTACGGTGCCGGAGCAGCTCTCCGGCCAGTCGCTGCGCCAGCTGGACCTGCGCAACCGTTTCAACGTGACCGTCCTGCTGATGCGCAAGCCGGGCGGCTCGGCGGAGACGGTCATGACCCCGGACACCCTGCTTGAAAAAGGCGACCAGCTCACCGTTTTCGGCAGTCAGAAATCGATTATCGAACTGTTCAAGGAGAAATGA
- a CDS encoding HIT family protein: MAECIFCKIVKGEIPSFKVYEDELVYAFLDIGPINFGHTLVIPKEHHESSATIPEETAGRMFRIGARIGVALKRELDFEAFNLHLADGTAAGQVVMHAHLHVIPRGVEDGFHWNWRQLRYEDGRAADCAEKIAKRLAAAAKQA; the protein is encoded by the coding sequence ATGGCTGAATGCATCTTCTGCAAGATCGTCAAGGGGGAAATCCCGTCGTTCAAGGTTTACGAGGATGAGCTTGTATATGCGTTTCTGGATATCGGCCCGATCAATTTCGGGCATACGCTGGTGATCCCGAAGGAGCACCACGAGTCCTCCGCCACGATTCCGGAGGAGACGGCCGGGCGCATGTTCCGCATCGGCGCCCGCATCGGCGTGGCGCTCAAGCGTGAACTCGACTTCGAGGCGTTCAATCTGCATCTGGCCGACGGCACCGCGGCGGGGCAGGTGGTCATGCACGCCCATCTGCACGTGATTCCGCGCGGCGTCGAGGACGGCTTTCACTGGAACTGGCGGCAGCTGCGTTACGAGGACGGCCGGGCGGCCGACTGCGCGGAGAAGATCGCGAAGCGCCTTGCCGCGGCGGCGAAACAGGCCTGA